The Gouania willdenowi chromosome 22, fGouWil2.1, whole genome shotgun sequence nucleotide sequence ttacaaacatttttccttcaacataatatctacagtattctacaagtgaataaaataaatcagaaatttgactccaatattcattttcaggttgatatcgaaccgatattcgatatcggatcgggacacccctaataatgACAGACAGGTTTGACTGATTGGTTGAAACCTAAGGCCTTTGTTTCACCCTCATATATATAGTCTGATAGTCTCTTACCCTGAGCCCAGCCTCTGTGAGCTCCAAACAGTAGCGATTTCCTTCCCTCGTTTCTACATTGATGTACGCCACGTCCAACGCGCTGCTGAGGTTTTGGGAAACGTGCATTTCCGTCACAGCAAAGAGAACATCATCGACCACGGCCTCCGCCTCCAATCTCATGTCCTTGACGTCACTCAGCTCCACACAGTCCTCTTCGAAAGGACAGACAATGGACTCTTCGGGTTGGCAGTCTATCTCCATTCCCTAcaacacattacacacaaaGTCTTATAGGGGTGTGCGTAGCTCACTGTTAGCATAGCTTAAGTCTGGTTCCAGAATGGTGCATAACTATCTGAACATTAATACCAAGTAAAGTAAGAAATAAGGACATACTGAGATAGAGtgtgatattttattaatatgtggAAATGACCACATTACCTATGCATATGGGTAAATaaagtaatgaaaatgaattgtgttatttattagatttttttgtatactttattatctcacaatggagaaattcactaaCCATTCCTTGGGGAACAGTTGGCAGCCATTTAGAGAAATATAttataagataaataaataaaatgaagatgatgatgaataaTTACATGATGTCATTGAGTTTGTTTATACAAGTTTAttttctaatatatatatatatatatatatatatatatggatattTTCTAATGTGTTGGATTCTCTAAATATATCACTTTTTGTGGTGAAGTACTGAAAAAACTcccatatatttaaataaatatataatattttttttaaaatccacatTCAACAAGAAACTGTTTGTACATAATgcatcaaatgtgtgtgtgatttctttTTTACAAGCATTGGGATAAACAAACATTCATGGATGCCTGCAGTCTGTTTTACACTGTCACGACTATTCAAAGGATCTactcaacacattttaaattgaacagctactaattaaataataataaaggttaGTAAACATTATAAGGCATATAGCGCCACCTGGAGGACGCCCTTTATCCCCTGTGTGCTGTAGGTGATTATTAGAaagtacaataataataataataataataataataatagtgtgcATGAACTTTAATATTTTGAATTAAGACATGGATCATGTGTCCACAAAGATTTCCCCACAGACTGAGGTCAGCTCTGACGTCACAGTCTCCAAAAAGACATCATTTTGTTTAAACTGAAGGTAAAAATGACCATATAAAGCATGTTTGTTGTGATGATGAAACGCAGCCCATTTTCTCACCGAGTCTTCTCTGGTTGACGGTGGAAGCTTCCAGTAAACCAGACTCTCCACGCGCTGTTCCGGAACTTTCCCAGACTTAAACACAAACTACTGATTTCCACTCGCCGGTAAAAGATGCTAATTTGTGCCAATACATGGGAAAATTTTGCTAAAAGACGCCGGCTTTTAGTATTGTGGTCGACTGAGAAGACCCTTATCCGCCATTCAATGACGTCAGTACGTCATGACGTCACTCCGCCCCTCTGCGCGAcattaaaaaaactttatttaaattaactcaAACGTACAAGCAAATTAACATTACGAAGAATTGTATAAAAATGAACACACGTCCTTAAATTGAGCGTAAATAACACAGTACAAATGTGAAAAAACGTTtctcaaaaacaaacagaaaaccaAGCAAACATTAAGAATGTAAAAAGGCTATGTTGTGTCTATTTAACCAGCAGTTCAAAAAGCgtcttacttttttttgttattaaattaacatttagttttaatgaTAGACTTAGCTTATTGAGGCAGTAGAAAATTGGCTATTGTCATGAAAAATTAATTTAGGATTAAAAAACCCTATTGAAATCAATGTTTAAATAAGACTACTTAGCCATTTGGGTTTTGATTAGTGTCTAAAGATTCATAATCTGTCAGATCAAGTAGGTTTTATTCGTTATGTTCTTCCAAATACAAGTCCAGTTACATTAACTTTACTTGTTTGTGTAGAATAAAGTTGATCACCAAGTCCAAACTAGACAAACACTCATGGCTTAAACTTTAACCccaaaaaatcaagaaaacattttttttttccaatgaaaaTTCCCTCAAAGACTGAAggtatttttttaactatttcaaaaataaaaataaaaataaaaataaataaataataaataattttatgtGAAGTGAAATAACCTGGATTATTGGTAATGAAGAAAATACTGGCCTCAAAAAAGATAATTGCActtaataaagtaaaatataaaattcgcataagatttttttattttttattttttgtgcaaaagtaaATGCTCACGACTACCTTGAAAAGTTTATGTGACCCATTTTCATGTCCTGACCCACAGGTTGAGACTCACCGAGCTAGAAAAAGCCTGCTGTTAGCCGTTAGCCTGTTAGCTGCAGAGTCATGAGTGTTTGTAAACAGTGTGTGGGTCGGCTGAGTCTGTGGCTGCTCTGAAGGCTTTACCTCTCGGGCTCTCAGGTTCACTGCTGTTTTAAACTGCACTGTTTCAGTTTGACAGACGGGAACACTAACAGTGTGTAAACATTAGTTAAGTTAAGTAGCACCGCTACTAACGCTAGCCTTTCGTTAGTTTACGGTGCAAAAAAGCTGCTAAGCTCGCACATGCTAGCACCGGGGCTAGCCTGCTAAGtgacatgtttttgtgttgagCAGCTGGTTTTTGACTGTGACAGCCCGAGTAAAGACACACATTGACTCCTAAACTCAAGCTAACAGGTATGTGTCATGCTATCGAGGCTTTCATTAAGACAAACCTAggtttagcattagcacagatGCACGTTGTCTTGTTTATTGTTGGACTTCACTTGTGTTGTCTCATATAGTAATCACGTTTAGgctattgctgttttttttcctctggttCTGCTGCTGTCATGTGTTATAATACTTATCTTCTGTGTTTAGCTCCTTTTTTTAACTGTCAAAACACTAACATTATTTTAAGAAACCTGTTTGAATTATTGACGAATCATAAAGTGAAACcaatgacacatttttaaactagACTGTCATATTGTTTGTGATAACAAAGCAGCATTTTAAAGGCTGTTGTAACACTTCAGGTTGGGAAAGAAGTgcataatttattaattaataataataattgttatccAGTTACTGTGACTTATTTTGACATATCGGATTCTCTTAAgccagggatgtcaaactcattttagttcaagggctaAATgtggctgcagattttaggtgggggacaaatatatatatatttttgaacagcattgtgccctagttttcaatatcagctcAATTCACTTGATTGTGTTTactatttttgtataatttagaggaattttgtgaaattattaatgagaaattgcaagatttgtggaaaaattgagagttctttccacaatttgcaattaaaaatgactacattcatgtgatataaacaaaggaaaaatgcaagccccttAAAATGTTGTagagtttaattaaattggtgaatttgtgatgtccacaactgaattatttggtaatttacacaataattcatgttttttgttttaatttttattttcttctacgGGCTGAATGGGATGTTCTAAAGAAAGAGAGGGTTTTAttcaccaggtacagtttagaataGTTCAAGGAATTTAACTGGGTAATTGCAGCGGAAAGAACACGTCAACACACCGCGGCTGCCAGGGATATTCAACTACAGTTCTCGAGGAccagattcctgagacttttacatgtgtccctgctccatcacacctgaatcaaatgaatggctcgttatcatgcttctgcagagcttgatgacaacacattgatTTCAACCACGAACGTAGATGAATACCTCTTTTCTAAAGGGCCGATTTTGACTCTCggcccttgagtttgacacatgtttttaaggtcccatatcatgcatttttcacccatctccatttgttctaagaacccaaaaacatagtatttgaggtttattttcccaaacttgcctgttttctagagttttagctctctgaaaagtgactttctgaccaactggctgtttgctgcctgcttatgcatattcatgagtgggcgtgtctatacactGACCTGCCTGAGAGGTTCCTGCTTGACTCGCTCTGAGGCAGATCAGTTATCaccaaagtgattttcttttgccatccacacactgttgttattttcagccaaaatactgcacattacagtaaagtgtgagtgagtgttggtggtggtcggaggggccgatgccacactttggcagcctcgcttccgtcagtctgtcccagggcagctgtggctacaacagtagcttaccaccactaagtgtggagtgaaagaaaaaCCCCtaatttctcagagatgcagaaAAAAAGCCCAATattactttgggggtgtttttgataaggaatcaACATTGTATCAAGGTTAAAAGCTCgatgcatgatataggacctttaagaaCTGGGATTTTAGTTGTATTGtaagtgtttttatgttgtatgttattttcttgttgttgtggccacattatttttcatttattgatttgtgacaagggacaatgcacattaatggaCAAAAATTAAATGCTAGTTTCATCTCTAGTCCCTGGCAGGTTGATGTCGTGTACAACATAAACTCTCTCTAACCTCCGTGTGTTGATGGGTCCTCCAGATCGCTCCTGATCCCATGATATGAAGGATGTCTGAGCAAGGACTGGTTTGAATTAGTTCATCTTTGCAGGAACCAAACCTCTTCAGTACCCCAAAACTCCTCCACTCTACTTATTTAAGATGCCTTGGCCTTTCTCGGAGTCCATCAAAAAGCGGGCTTGCAGGTACCTCCTCCATCGGTACCTTGGAAACTTCCTGGAGGAGAAGCTCAGTTTGGATCAGCTCAGTCTAGACCTCTACCAGGGTACTGGGACTCTTGCTCAGGTTCCACTTGATAAATGGGTaattagtgttttgtttttcccttgTAGCACCAAATTGTCATTTATTCTTTAGTTATGGCAATGgttaaattaatttatagaATCTTAAGCATTTCTTTTTGCTACTCAGTCTCTCAATGAGCTTCTGGAAAATGCGGATGCTCCTGTTGAGGTAATCGCAGGATTCATCAAGACTATTTCCCTAACGGTTCCATGGGCGGCACTGCTGCAGGAGAACTGTGCACTTGAGGTCAAGGGATTGGAGATGGTGCTCAGACCGAGGCCTAGAGTGGGTAAGAGGATGTTTTGATGATGTTTAAAAGGCTTTAGATATTAGCTTTTTAGTTGAGAACGGCTCTGGAAAACACCGATTGTGATGAATAAAAACGGGTGAAGATCTGTACTTTTATATTGTTGTCAATTCAGGAATAAACCATccacacttcttcttcttctttcagcATCTGGATCTGAGCCCATGTACTGGTCGAGTTTTATGACCAGCAGCATGCAGCTCGCTAAAGAATGCCTTAGCCAGAATCTCACCGATGATTTAGGAGAAAGTTTCCAGCCTTTTGAAGGATTAGAGAAGTTTGCGGAAACCATTGAGACAGGTAAGTTATTTAGCTATTCTAGCATAGTTGGTCATGAATAAGTTATCCATGTAAAGTTATGTACTTATGTCCCTTTGTTCCAGTTTTAAGAAGAGTTAAAGTGACATTTTTGGACACCGTTCTCAGAATCGAACACATTCCGGAAAACTCTAAAACTGGAATTGCTCTTGAGATGCGAATCAGCAagtatgttttcatttaaaaaacaataacaaatgcaGACTAAATGTGTTGCGGAAGACAACAGAAGGACAAGCTTCCTGCTTTGCTAATTGCATTTTGTTTACAGAATAATTTACTGTGATGAAACAAGTGAAGAGAGTTCAAGTGTGAATGTACATCAGCCGACTACATTCGCCCATAAAAATGTGCAGATGGAGGGAATCTCTGTGTTTTGGGAAGAGTTTTCAGACGCAGCTCGAAACGGCTGTAAATCTTCACCCCCTCCAATGGTTGGTGTAAACATCTCAAAGTTTAGCATGAAACACTGGAACAAcatgcatatatatattttttttaacactttatttatacaggttTTTTATAACACACTTATACATACagaaaaaaagtacaacaatgTGGCCTATCAAATCAAAGACAAACGTAAAACAACATGCATATTTTGAAGcgtgattaacttttattttccaGGAAATGGAACCAAAGCTCTCTCCCAGCTGGAATCCAAAAATAATTTGTGAGCCTCACCCCCAGTTTACAGAGCCCTTATCTTTCACAACACCCTTTGAACCTGTGCAAGTTGGGAGCCTTAGTGGTAAAATTGAGCTTTCCctcactttaaaaaacaacccAGCGATGCCTGGAGCAAAGGTGAGCGAGACAAGTCCTAACCACAGAAATATCAGCCCTAACTTTTCATTCTGATTTTAAATTAACGgggtaaatgttttgttttcagctGGATGTTGTTGCAAATTTGGGCACACTCATTATTCTGTTGTCACCACGTCAAGTTCATCTTCTTTTGGGTCTGTTTGGAGCTTTCTCTGGTGGAGGTGAGCCTACATCCATTCCTGTTCAGAGCAGGATAGAAAGTTTACCAAGATGGATGATGGTATTTGATTTAAAGACTAACTAAAGCCCCTTTTTTtattctgctgaatacatacttccggcGCCGGCCTGAGCGGCAGCCTCTCTAGCAGCTCCGTGCACTCTCGCGCTTTTTCTCCCTtctattttttactttgtgGTATTTTTGTTACTTTCTTGGTTTCTCTGGAAAGGTATTACTCTATCCTATGGATATGGATTCTTCTACGCCGAGACTCGTTTACTCGAGGAACTTTCTACACGCTCTGAGAGCAAAGTCCCGCAACGGTGTGGTTCCATGTTTACCTGATGACGTAAGGAAGCCGTACCGAGGCTGCAGAGCCGGCGCTTTGCTTAAAGCTAAGCGGCTAGCAAAGAAGTGGAGATACAAGCCTCCGGTACCGTCGGTGATCATGGGAAACGTTAACTCACTACCGAATAAGATCGACGAACTGGCTGTGCTGACAAAGAATGTCAAGACCTACAGGGAGTGCAGTTTACTGTGCCTCACTGAAACG carries:
- the gskip gene encoding GSK3-beta interaction protein encodes the protein MEIDCQPEESIVCPFEEDCVELSDVKDMRLEAEAVVDDVLFAVTEMHVSQNLSSALDVAYINVETREGNRYCLELTEAGLRVVGYAFDQVDEELSTQYYETVYSLLDTLSPGYREAFGNALLQRLERLKQNGQ